From Mustela erminea isolate mMusErm1 chromosome 1, mMusErm1.Pri, whole genome shotgun sequence, a single genomic window includes:
- the STX19 gene encoding syntaxin-19 isoform X1 yields the protein MILSFSLKGRTPTPQVESNKKNKTKKKGMMKDRLQELKQRTKEIELSRERHVSTTEAEQGVFLQQAVIYEREPVAERHLHEIQKLQESINNLTDDVQKFGQQQRSLVASMRRFSLLKRESSITNGIKIQAENINRGLDDLTKEVKKSEAESGPSSVVTRILKSQHAAMFRQFQQTMFTYNDTIAAKQEKCKTFILRQLEVAGKEMPEEEVNDMLYQGKWEVFNESLLTEITITKAQLSEIEQRHKELVNLENQIKDLRDLFIQISLLVEEQGESINNIEMIVNGTKEYVNTTKEKFGLAIKYKKRNPCKVLCCWCCPCCGSK from the exons ATGATACTCAGTTTTTCTCTTAAGGGCAGGACTCCAACACCCCAAGTGGaaagcaacaaaaagaacaagacaaag AAGAAAGGTATGATGAAAGACCGACTTCAAGAACTAAAGCAACGAACAAAGGAAATCGAACTCTCTAGAGAGAGGCATGTGTCGACTACAGAAGCAGAACAAGGGGTGTTTTTGCAGCAAGCggttatttatgaaagagagccTGTAGCTGAGAGACACCTACATGAGATTCAAAAACTACAGGAGAGTATTAACAATTTGACAGATGATGTTCAAAAATTTGGGCAACAACAGAGAAGTCTGGTGGCTTCAATGAGAAGGTTTAGTCTACTTAAGAGAGAGTCTAGCATTACAAACGGGATAAAAATACAAGCAGAAAACATTAACAGAGGTCTGGATGatttaacaaaagaagttaaaaagtCAGAGGCTGAAAGTGGTCCATCGTCAGTGGTGACAAGGATACTTAAATCTCAGCATGCTGCGATGTTCCGCCAATTTCAGCAAACTATGTTTACATACAATGACACAATAGCAGCAAAGCAAGAGAAGTGCAAGACATTTATTCTCCGTCAGCTTGAAGTTGCTGGAAAAGAAATGCCTGAAGAAGAAGTAAATGATATGCTTTATCAAGGAAAATGGGAAGTTTTTAATGAAAGCTTACTTACAGAAATCACTATCACTAAAGCACAACTCTCGGAGATAGAACAGAGACACAAGGAACTTGTTAATTTGGAGAACCAAATAAAGGATTTAAGGGACCTTTTCATTCAGATATCTCTTTTAGTAGAGGAACAAGGAGAAAGCATCAACAATATTGAAATGATAGTGAACGGTACAAAAGAATATGTTAACACTACTAAGGAGAAATTTGGACTagctataaaatacaaaaaaagaaatccttgtaAGGTATTGTGTTGTTGGTGTTGTCCATGCTGTGGCTCAAAATAA
- the STX19 gene encoding syntaxin-19 isoform X2 — MMKDRLQELKQRTKEIELSRERHVSTTEAEQGVFLQQAVIYEREPVAERHLHEIQKLQESINNLTDDVQKFGQQQRSLVASMRRFSLLKRESSITNGIKIQAENINRGLDDLTKEVKKSEAESGPSSVVTRILKSQHAAMFRQFQQTMFTYNDTIAAKQEKCKTFILRQLEVAGKEMPEEEVNDMLYQGKWEVFNESLLTEITITKAQLSEIEQRHKELVNLENQIKDLRDLFIQISLLVEEQGESINNIEMIVNGTKEYVNTTKEKFGLAIKYKKRNPCKVLCCWCCPCCGSK, encoded by the coding sequence ATGATGAAAGACCGACTTCAAGAACTAAAGCAACGAACAAAGGAAATCGAACTCTCTAGAGAGAGGCATGTGTCGACTACAGAAGCAGAACAAGGGGTGTTTTTGCAGCAAGCggttatttatgaaagagagccTGTAGCTGAGAGACACCTACATGAGATTCAAAAACTACAGGAGAGTATTAACAATTTGACAGATGATGTTCAAAAATTTGGGCAACAACAGAGAAGTCTGGTGGCTTCAATGAGAAGGTTTAGTCTACTTAAGAGAGAGTCTAGCATTACAAACGGGATAAAAATACAAGCAGAAAACATTAACAGAGGTCTGGATGatttaacaaaagaagttaaaaagtCAGAGGCTGAAAGTGGTCCATCGTCAGTGGTGACAAGGATACTTAAATCTCAGCATGCTGCGATGTTCCGCCAATTTCAGCAAACTATGTTTACATACAATGACACAATAGCAGCAAAGCAAGAGAAGTGCAAGACATTTATTCTCCGTCAGCTTGAAGTTGCTGGAAAAGAAATGCCTGAAGAAGAAGTAAATGATATGCTTTATCAAGGAAAATGGGAAGTTTTTAATGAAAGCTTACTTACAGAAATCACTATCACTAAAGCACAACTCTCGGAGATAGAACAGAGACACAAGGAACTTGTTAATTTGGAGAACCAAATAAAGGATTTAAGGGACCTTTTCATTCAGATATCTCTTTTAGTAGAGGAACAAGGAGAAAGCATCAACAATATTGAAATGATAGTGAACGGTACAAAAGAATATGTTAACACTACTAAGGAGAAATTTGGACTagctataaaatacaaaaaaagaaatccttgtaAGGTATTGTGTTGTTGGTGTTGTCCATGCTGTGGCTCAAAATAA